The following proteins come from a genomic window of Andrena cerasifolii isolate SP2316 chromosome 6, iyAndCera1_principal, whole genome shotgun sequence:
- the Valrs gene encoding valyl-tRNA synthetase isoform X1, with product MVDIKSEELNGETEAPEKSAKQLQKEAKKLAKLEKFKQKQGKKESEKPPKVKEKNEKNEKKKESKESAVYTIDTPAGEKKDVTCAMPDTYSPKYVEAAWYSWWEKQGFFKPEYGRKSVLEQNSKGKFVMVIPPPNVTGFLHLGHALTNAVEDAITRWNRMKGRTTLWNPGCDHAGIATQVVVEKKLWKEEQKTRHDIGRESFVEKVWKWKEEKGNRIYLQLRKLGGSFDWDRACFTMDPKLCRAVTEAFIRLHDEGIIYRSNRLVNWSCTLKSAISDIEVDKMELPGRTLLAIPGYQEKIEFGVLVLFAYEVMDTNEKIVVATTRIETMLGDTAIAVHPEDTRYTRYIGKYARHPFSDRKIPIIADEFVEREFGTGAVKITPAHDPNDYEVGKRHNLPFITIFDDSGNIIGNYGQFTGMKRFAARAAIIKELTARNLFIEIKDNPMVVPICSRSKDVVEPLMKPQWYVRCGEMAAKAMEVVQSGELKIIPDQYKKIWYHWMENIRDWCISRQLWWGHRIPVYSVTVNDTATCAKPDDDYWVSGHSENEAKEKAAKKLGTTVDNITVEQDPDVLDTWFSSGLFPFSIFGWPDKTEELNAFYPGTLLETGHDILFFWVARMVFLGQKLLGKLPFKEVYLHAMVRDAHGRKMSKSLGNVIDPMDVINGITLEDLHKQLSDSNLDPKELKRAIEGQKRDYPQGIPECGTDALRFALCAYTMQGRDINLDILRVQGYRFFCNKIWNATKFSLTYLDSNIDHDDIPQTNSNDMVGDNEWYQCAVKETCVQDALNTYLGDYPYLDGYSPSQIDVKVHRAFSGSDVNVATYSHLHRWHKHIASYGEQERSSFRAEQGEILPRCACKVHEKSAGRKQKSAAETNVDLWMLSRVSYAAKVCDEAMAQYDLTAATTACYNLWLYDLCDVYLEYLKPVFQSNDSERKSAARRTLFKTLDVGLRLLSPFMPFITEELYQRLPRSKQIYPSICISPYPEASDCPWRNQEIEKDVDFANKVIKSVRSARAAYNLPNKTKTEAFLVCTDDNLKTKLMNYQLLIETLAYSTIGSKEPPAGCAIVTVTDKVQVHLLLKGLVDPEKELQKLCKKEEQLMEVIQKTKQAMEVPNYDVKVPLDVQDSNKEKLVNSEGELQRIADAIAALRSM from the exons ATGGTGGATATAAAAAGCGAGGAACTCAATGGGGAGACCGAAGCCCCGGAGAAGAGTGCCAAGCAACTGCAGAAGGAGGCGAAGAAGTTGGCGAAGCTCGAGAAGTTTAAGCAGAAGCAGGGGAAGAAGGAAAGTGAGAAGCCGCCGAAAGTAAAGGAGAAAAATGAA AAGAATGAAAAGAAGAAGGAGAGCAAAGAATCCGCTGTGTACACGATCGACACACCTGCAGGGGAGAAGAAGGATGTTACCTGCGCTATGCCAGACACGTACAGCCCGAAGTATGTGGAAGCTGCGTGGTACTCGTGGTGGGAGAAACAGGGCTTTTTTAAACCTGAATATGGG AGAAAGAGTGTATTAGAGCAGAATTCTAAGGGCAAGTTTGTTATGGTGATACCTCCCCCTAATGTCACTGGGTTTCTTCATCTGGGACATGCTTTAACGAACGCCGTAGAAGACGCTATTACGAGATG GAACCGCATGAAAGGACGCACGACCCTGTGGAACCCGGGCTGCGATCACGCAGGTATCGCCACTCAAGTGGTGGTCGAGAAGAAGCTCTGGAAAGAGGAGCAGAAAACTCGCCACGATATCGGGAGAGAAAGCTTCGTAGAGAAAGTTTGGAAGTGGAAGGAAGA AAAAGGGAACAGAATTTACCTGCAGTTACGAAAATTAGGCGGTTCGTTTGATTGGGATCGCGCTTGCTTTACTATGGATCCAAAATTGTGTCGTGCTGTTACCGAGGCGTTTATAAGATTGCATGATGAGGGTATAATTTACAGAAGTAATCGTTTAGTCAATTGGTCTTGCACCCTGAAAAGTGCTATTTCTGACATAGAG GTTGATAAAATGGAGCTGCCTGGCAGAACGTTGCTCGCGATTCCAGGATATCAGGAGAAGATAGAGTTCGGAGTATTAGTCTTGTTTGCTTACGAAGTGATGGATACCAATGAAAAGATAGTAGTAGCTACTACTCGTATCGAAACTATGCTGGGTGACACAGCCATCGCTGTGCACCCAGAAGATACTAGATACACTCGGTACATTGGAAAGTACGCCCGACATCCATTTTCTGACAGAAAGATACCCATTATAGCCGATGAATTTGTTGAGAGGGAATTTGGGACGG GTGCTGTAAAAATCACACCAGCTCACGATCCCAACGATTACGAAGTAGGAAAGAGGCACAATTTACCATTCATCACAATTTTCGACGATAGTGGGAATATTATCGGAAATTATGGGCAATTTACG GGCATGAAGCGTTTCGCTGCTAGAGCAGCTATAATAAAGGAACTAACAGCGAGGAATTTGTTCATCGAGATCAAAGACAATCCCATGGTAGTGCCAATATGCAGTAGATCTAAAGATGTTGTAGAACCGTTGATGAAACCCCAATG GTACGTGAGGTGTGGCGAAATGGCTGCGAAAGCGATGGAGGTGGTGCAGAGCGGTGAATTGAAGATCATCCCAGATCAGTATAAAAAGATTTGGTACCATTGGATGGAGAACATAAGAGACTGGTGTATCTCGCGCCAGTTATGGTGGGGTCACCGTATTCCTGTCTACTCCGTTACAGTAAATGACACAGCTACATGCGCCAAG CCAGATGATGATTATTGGGTGAGCGGACATTCAGAGAACGAAGCGAAAGAGAAAGCAGCCAAGAAACTTGGTACAACCGTGGATAATATTACTGTCGAACAAGACCCTGACGTGTTGGACACGTGGTTCTCCTCTGGCCTTTTTCCATTCTCCATATTTGGATGGCCGGACAAA acAGAGGAGCTTAACGCATTCTACCCTGGTACGCTGCTCGAAACAGGACACGATATATTATTCTTCTGGGTAGCAAGAATGGTGTTCCTCGGTCAAAAGTTATTAGGGAAATTGCCGTTCAA AGAGGTGTACTTGCACGCAATGGTACGGGATGCTCACGGAAGGAAGATGAGCAAGTCTTTAGGGAACGTTATAGATCCTATGGACGTGATTAATGGAATAACGTTGGAG GACCTGCACAAGCAACTGTCGGATTCAAACTTGGACCCGAAAGAGCTGAAGCGTGCTATCGAGGGGCAGAAACGCGACTATCCCCAAGGAATCCCCGAATGCGGCACGGACGCTCTGAGATTCGCTCTCTGCGCCTACACGATGCAGGGTCGCGACATCAATCTCGATATTCTTCGCGTGCAGGGCTACCGGTTCTTCTGCAACAAAATATGGAACGCGACGAAGTTCTCTCTCACGTACCTGGACTCCAACATCGATCACGACGACATTCCACAG ACCAATAGCAACGATATGGTAGGCGACAATGAGTGGTACCAGTGCGCTGTGAAGGAAACCTGTGTGCAAGACGCATTGAATACTTATTTGGGAGACTATCCCTATCTGGACGGCTACAGCCCATCGCAGATCGACGTGAAAGTCCACCGAGCTTTCAGCGGATCGGACGTTAACGTTGCGACCTACTCGCACTTGCACCGTTGGCACAAACACATTGCGTCGTACGGCGAGCAGGAGCGATCCTCGTTCCGCGCGGAGCAGGGGGAAATATTACCTCGGTGCGCTTGTAAGGTGCACGAGAAAAGTGCTGGTAGGAAACAG AAATCCGCTGCAGAGACGAATGTTGACTTGTGGATGCTCTCCCGCGTAAGTTACGCTGCGAAGGTCTGCGACGAGGCGATGGCGCAGTACGATTTAACAGCGGCCACCACTGCGTGTTACAATCTTTGGTTGTACGATTTGTGCGACGTTTACTTG GAGTATTTGAAGCCTGTATTTCAAAGCAACGATAGCGAGAGGAAGTCTGCAGCGAGGAGGACCTTGTTTAAGACGCTGGACGTGGGATTACGATTACTGAGTCCGTTCATGCCGTTCATAACGGAGGAACTGTACCAACGTTTGCCTCGCAGCAAGCAGATCTATCCTAGCATCTGCATTAGTCCCTATCCGGAAGCTTCGGAT TGCCCCTGGCGAAATCAGGAGATAGAAAAGGACGTTGATTTCGCTAACAAAGTAATAAAAAGTGTCCGATCCGCGCGGGCCGCGTACAATTTACCGAATAAGACCAAAACCGAGGCGTTTCTGGTGTGCACCGATGATAACTTGAAGACGAAGCTTATGAACTATCAATTATTGATAGAGACTCTTGCTTACTCGACGATTGGCAGTAAAGAGCCGCCAGCGGGATGCGCCATTGTTACTGTGACCGACAAAGTTCAGGTGCATCTACTGTTGAAG GGTTTGGTCGATCCCGAGAAGGAGTTGCAGAAGCTCTGTAAAAAGGAGGAGCAGTTAATGGAAGTTatacagaaaacaaagcaggCCATGGAAGTTCCTAATTACGATGTTAAAGTACCTCTGGACGTGCAAGACAGTAACAAAGAGAAGTTGGTGAACAGCGAAGGAGAGCTGCAAAGAATCGCCGACGCAATAGCGGCTTTACGATCGATGTAG
- the Valrs gene encoding valyl-tRNA synthetase isoform X2, with product MVDIKSEELNGETEAPEKSAKQLQKEAKKLAKLEKFKQKQGKKESEKPPKVKEKNENEKKKESKESAVYTIDTPAGEKKDVTCAMPDTYSPKYVEAAWYSWWEKQGFFKPEYGRKSVLEQNSKGKFVMVIPPPNVTGFLHLGHALTNAVEDAITRWNRMKGRTTLWNPGCDHAGIATQVVVEKKLWKEEQKTRHDIGRESFVEKVWKWKEEKGNRIYLQLRKLGGSFDWDRACFTMDPKLCRAVTEAFIRLHDEGIIYRSNRLVNWSCTLKSAISDIEVDKMELPGRTLLAIPGYQEKIEFGVLVLFAYEVMDTNEKIVVATTRIETMLGDTAIAVHPEDTRYTRYIGKYARHPFSDRKIPIIADEFVEREFGTGAVKITPAHDPNDYEVGKRHNLPFITIFDDSGNIIGNYGQFTGMKRFAARAAIIKELTARNLFIEIKDNPMVVPICSRSKDVVEPLMKPQWYVRCGEMAAKAMEVVQSGELKIIPDQYKKIWYHWMENIRDWCISRQLWWGHRIPVYSVTVNDTATCAKPDDDYWVSGHSENEAKEKAAKKLGTTVDNITVEQDPDVLDTWFSSGLFPFSIFGWPDKTEELNAFYPGTLLETGHDILFFWVARMVFLGQKLLGKLPFKEVYLHAMVRDAHGRKMSKSLGNVIDPMDVINGITLEDLHKQLSDSNLDPKELKRAIEGQKRDYPQGIPECGTDALRFALCAYTMQGRDINLDILRVQGYRFFCNKIWNATKFSLTYLDSNIDHDDIPQTNSNDMVGDNEWYQCAVKETCVQDALNTYLGDYPYLDGYSPSQIDVKVHRAFSGSDVNVATYSHLHRWHKHIASYGEQERSSFRAEQGEILPRCACKVHEKSAGRKQKSAAETNVDLWMLSRVSYAAKVCDEAMAQYDLTAATTACYNLWLYDLCDVYLEYLKPVFQSNDSERKSAARRTLFKTLDVGLRLLSPFMPFITEELYQRLPRSKQIYPSICISPYPEASDCPWRNQEIEKDVDFANKVIKSVRSARAAYNLPNKTKTEAFLVCTDDNLKTKLMNYQLLIETLAYSTIGSKEPPAGCAIVTVTDKVQVHLLLKGLVDPEKELQKLCKKEEQLMEVIQKTKQAMEVPNYDVKVPLDVQDSNKEKLVNSEGELQRIADAIAALRSM from the exons ATGGTGGATATAAAAAGCGAGGAACTCAATGGGGAGACCGAAGCCCCGGAGAAGAGTGCCAAGCAACTGCAGAAGGAGGCGAAGAAGTTGGCGAAGCTCGAGAAGTTTAAGCAGAAGCAGGGGAAGAAGGAAAGTGAGAAGCCGCCGAAAGTAAAGGAGAAAAATGAA AATGAAAAGAAGAAGGAGAGCAAAGAATCCGCTGTGTACACGATCGACACACCTGCAGGGGAGAAGAAGGATGTTACCTGCGCTATGCCAGACACGTACAGCCCGAAGTATGTGGAAGCTGCGTGGTACTCGTGGTGGGAGAAACAGGGCTTTTTTAAACCTGAATATGGG AGAAAGAGTGTATTAGAGCAGAATTCTAAGGGCAAGTTTGTTATGGTGATACCTCCCCCTAATGTCACTGGGTTTCTTCATCTGGGACATGCTTTAACGAACGCCGTAGAAGACGCTATTACGAGATG GAACCGCATGAAAGGACGCACGACCCTGTGGAACCCGGGCTGCGATCACGCAGGTATCGCCACTCAAGTGGTGGTCGAGAAGAAGCTCTGGAAAGAGGAGCAGAAAACTCGCCACGATATCGGGAGAGAAAGCTTCGTAGAGAAAGTTTGGAAGTGGAAGGAAGA AAAAGGGAACAGAATTTACCTGCAGTTACGAAAATTAGGCGGTTCGTTTGATTGGGATCGCGCTTGCTTTACTATGGATCCAAAATTGTGTCGTGCTGTTACCGAGGCGTTTATAAGATTGCATGATGAGGGTATAATTTACAGAAGTAATCGTTTAGTCAATTGGTCTTGCACCCTGAAAAGTGCTATTTCTGACATAGAG GTTGATAAAATGGAGCTGCCTGGCAGAACGTTGCTCGCGATTCCAGGATATCAGGAGAAGATAGAGTTCGGAGTATTAGTCTTGTTTGCTTACGAAGTGATGGATACCAATGAAAAGATAGTAGTAGCTACTACTCGTATCGAAACTATGCTGGGTGACACAGCCATCGCTGTGCACCCAGAAGATACTAGATACACTCGGTACATTGGAAAGTACGCCCGACATCCATTTTCTGACAGAAAGATACCCATTATAGCCGATGAATTTGTTGAGAGGGAATTTGGGACGG GTGCTGTAAAAATCACACCAGCTCACGATCCCAACGATTACGAAGTAGGAAAGAGGCACAATTTACCATTCATCACAATTTTCGACGATAGTGGGAATATTATCGGAAATTATGGGCAATTTACG GGCATGAAGCGTTTCGCTGCTAGAGCAGCTATAATAAAGGAACTAACAGCGAGGAATTTGTTCATCGAGATCAAAGACAATCCCATGGTAGTGCCAATATGCAGTAGATCTAAAGATGTTGTAGAACCGTTGATGAAACCCCAATG GTACGTGAGGTGTGGCGAAATGGCTGCGAAAGCGATGGAGGTGGTGCAGAGCGGTGAATTGAAGATCATCCCAGATCAGTATAAAAAGATTTGGTACCATTGGATGGAGAACATAAGAGACTGGTGTATCTCGCGCCAGTTATGGTGGGGTCACCGTATTCCTGTCTACTCCGTTACAGTAAATGACACAGCTACATGCGCCAAG CCAGATGATGATTATTGGGTGAGCGGACATTCAGAGAACGAAGCGAAAGAGAAAGCAGCCAAGAAACTTGGTACAACCGTGGATAATATTACTGTCGAACAAGACCCTGACGTGTTGGACACGTGGTTCTCCTCTGGCCTTTTTCCATTCTCCATATTTGGATGGCCGGACAAA acAGAGGAGCTTAACGCATTCTACCCTGGTACGCTGCTCGAAACAGGACACGATATATTATTCTTCTGGGTAGCAAGAATGGTGTTCCTCGGTCAAAAGTTATTAGGGAAATTGCCGTTCAA AGAGGTGTACTTGCACGCAATGGTACGGGATGCTCACGGAAGGAAGATGAGCAAGTCTTTAGGGAACGTTATAGATCCTATGGACGTGATTAATGGAATAACGTTGGAG GACCTGCACAAGCAACTGTCGGATTCAAACTTGGACCCGAAAGAGCTGAAGCGTGCTATCGAGGGGCAGAAACGCGACTATCCCCAAGGAATCCCCGAATGCGGCACGGACGCTCTGAGATTCGCTCTCTGCGCCTACACGATGCAGGGTCGCGACATCAATCTCGATATTCTTCGCGTGCAGGGCTACCGGTTCTTCTGCAACAAAATATGGAACGCGACGAAGTTCTCTCTCACGTACCTGGACTCCAACATCGATCACGACGACATTCCACAG ACCAATAGCAACGATATGGTAGGCGACAATGAGTGGTACCAGTGCGCTGTGAAGGAAACCTGTGTGCAAGACGCATTGAATACTTATTTGGGAGACTATCCCTATCTGGACGGCTACAGCCCATCGCAGATCGACGTGAAAGTCCACCGAGCTTTCAGCGGATCGGACGTTAACGTTGCGACCTACTCGCACTTGCACCGTTGGCACAAACACATTGCGTCGTACGGCGAGCAGGAGCGATCCTCGTTCCGCGCGGAGCAGGGGGAAATATTACCTCGGTGCGCTTGTAAGGTGCACGAGAAAAGTGCTGGTAGGAAACAG AAATCCGCTGCAGAGACGAATGTTGACTTGTGGATGCTCTCCCGCGTAAGTTACGCTGCGAAGGTCTGCGACGAGGCGATGGCGCAGTACGATTTAACAGCGGCCACCACTGCGTGTTACAATCTTTGGTTGTACGATTTGTGCGACGTTTACTTG GAGTATTTGAAGCCTGTATTTCAAAGCAACGATAGCGAGAGGAAGTCTGCAGCGAGGAGGACCTTGTTTAAGACGCTGGACGTGGGATTACGATTACTGAGTCCGTTCATGCCGTTCATAACGGAGGAACTGTACCAACGTTTGCCTCGCAGCAAGCAGATCTATCCTAGCATCTGCATTAGTCCCTATCCGGAAGCTTCGGAT TGCCCCTGGCGAAATCAGGAGATAGAAAAGGACGTTGATTTCGCTAACAAAGTAATAAAAAGTGTCCGATCCGCGCGGGCCGCGTACAATTTACCGAATAAGACCAAAACCGAGGCGTTTCTGGTGTGCACCGATGATAACTTGAAGACGAAGCTTATGAACTATCAATTATTGATAGAGACTCTTGCTTACTCGACGATTGGCAGTAAAGAGCCGCCAGCGGGATGCGCCATTGTTACTGTGACCGACAAAGTTCAGGTGCATCTACTGTTGAAG GGTTTGGTCGATCCCGAGAAGGAGTTGCAGAAGCTCTGTAAAAAGGAGGAGCAGTTAATGGAAGTTatacagaaaacaaagcaggCCATGGAAGTTCCTAATTACGATGTTAAAGTACCTCTGGACGTGCAAGACAGTAACAAAGAGAAGTTGGTGAACAGCGAAGGAGAGCTGCAAAGAATCGCCGACGCAATAGCGGCTTTACGATCGATGTAG
- the LOC143369894 gene encoding uncharacterized protein LOC143369894 isoform X4, translated as MGSRLRDNVQHLFECFCEVAAPLGEKPPWILQKYPSSFSDEEILKSVPKFAYPCEIENLLVQHFSFVLTSIDSKWTFGFCRHDPKTDTALVILSALPWHEIFYKLLNNIATLMSSGTGEDLWKFLETVYKSTVPIPGSSISIPVPNSKVNFLCQSPKQFQLPSIPENRNLTEYYSAVDAHNMMIVFASMLYERRIIFTSKRLSRLSACVQACNALIYPMIWQHIYIPVLPLSLIDYLLAPMPFLIGVPVPTLQRVRKNDLGEVVILDADNNTIESPFQDLESLPQDVVVNLKKALRNRPALLGDGVSRAFLRALVQLTAGYRDALTLEQGQSITFNQNAFVESRPSSMQPFLRKMLELQIFQQFIEERLNMLNSGLGFSDEFEMEACSYSAKSSSKFMQQYREWTYAMRKESSAFFRSVKDKANPAVKYAVKSVKDKGKDMKTAYKGLKWKGRSNRGDTSMRFHQPRSAPSSPTSDRRSIDFTSPPKSPNGFTATTSYRKDLRIRNSNFTDSSRKQYSPLSPSSPEESDSPPERVNIDLMQELRHVIYPNTPPVDRTLKPVRSLDSLRPAWSGHLRHGPPPSTVTDPIETTSAKSLSNVPSSTLINPVARSNVLLDTDGTPVANAQVGVSKTTALDSLASQSQATDNASSLFVSQRNTGDTQSNELIKYNYNASLHSQKVDSKQSKSYSERCSKNIRFYTDDILTNCEPETGDSSFDTPLKHLDANARVKENDPFDTSKVFTPSYLQSSVFQSTNASVSVNSHVPSHAFSSTSCSAHSKDSPEVPDLIRLDSTGSSDDFDPLLSKSAEFAGSKQMTQSLHIPEMGEGLSNPLYPYFQPLHKGTDKQQKSSDNIGDLDLLQAYGLDFNKFRFESNKAAVASDWKPAFK; from the exons ATGGGTTCCAGATTGAG GGACAATGTGCAGCATCTGTTTGAGTGTTTCTGCGAAGTAGCCGCGCCGTTAGGAGAGAAACCACCTTGGATACTGCAAAAGTATCCTAGTTCTTTCTCGGACGAGGAAATACTCAAGTCGGTCCCTAAATTTGCCTACCCTTGCGAAATAGAGAA CTTGCTGGTCCAGCACTTTTCATTTGTGCTCACTAGCATAGACTCGAAATGGACGTTTGGATTCTGTCGGCACGACCCCAAAACAGATACAGCTCTGGTAATCTTGAGCGCGCTACCATGGCacgaaatattttacaa GCTTTTAAACAATATTGCAACATTAATGAGCAGTGGCACTGGAGAAGATCTTTGGAAATTTCTTGAAACCGTATACAAGAGTACAGTTCCCATTCCTGGTAGCTCTATATCCATCCCTGTACCAAATTCTAAAGTG AACTTTCTATGCCAAagtccgaaacaatttcaacTACCGAGCATACCAGAGAAC AGGAACTTGACCGAATATTATAGCGCTGTCGATGCTCACAATATGATGATAGTGTTTGCTTCAATGTTATACGAGCGGCGGATTATTTTCACTTCGAAACGTCTTTCAAGATTAAGCGCTTGTGTCCAAGCGTGCAACGCTTTAATTTACCCAATGATTTGGCAACATATATACATCCCAGTTTTGCCACTGTCTTTAATTGATTATTTATTGGCACCAATGCCGTTTTTAATCGGAGTACCCGTTCCAACGCTTCAG AGAGTACGCAAAAATGATTTAGGGGAGGTAGTTATCCTGGATGCCGATAATAATACTATAGAATCGCCGTTCCAAGATCTGGAGTCGTTACCTCAAGATGTA GTGGTAAATTTGAAGAAGGCATTACGTAACAGACCAGCGCTTCTCGGCGACGGGGTGTCGAGGGCATTCTTGCGAGCCTTAGTGCAACTGACTGCTGGTTACAGGGATGCGTTGACTTTAGAGCAAGGGCAGAGCATCACTTTCAATCAGAATGCTTTTGTGGAAAGCAGACCATCCTCCATGCAACCTTTTTTACGGAAAATGCTGGAGCTGCAGATCTTTCAACAG TTTATAGAAGAAAGACTGAACATGCTTAATTCGGGGCTTGGCTTCTCGGATGAATTCGAAATGGAAGCTTGCAGCTATTCCGCGAAATCTAGTAGTAAATTTATGCAACAGTATCGGGAGTGGACTTACGCCATGCGAAAGGAGAGCTCCGCGTTCTTCCGCAGTGTCAAAGATAAG GCCAATCCAGCAGTAAAGTATGCAGTTAAATCA GTGAAAGACAAAGGGAAGGACATGAAAACGGCATACAAGGGTTTAAAATGGAAAG GGCGATCAAACAGAGGCGACACGAGCATGAGATTTCATCAGCCAAGATCCGCACCCAGTTCGCCCACGTCGGATAGGAGGTCCATCGATTTTACGTCTCCGCCGAAATCGCCGAATGGCTTCACGGCCACCACAAGCTACAGGAAAGATCTTCGGATACGTAATAGTAATTTCACCGATTCGAG CAGGAAGCAGTACTCGCCATTAAGTCCCAGCTCGCCAGAGGAATCTGACTCCCCGCCAGAACGGGTGAACATCGATCTTATGCAAGAACTACGTCATGTGATATATCCAAATACACCTCCAGTTGATAGAACA TTGAAACCAGTGCGCAGTTTAGACAGCTTGAGACCTGCATGGAGTGGGCACTTGCGACACGGCCCTCCACCTAGTACAGTCACAGACCCAATCGAAACCACCTCCGCCAAATCTTTGTCCAACGTTCCATCGTCCACCTTAATTAATCCAGTTGCTCGGTCCAACGTTCTGTTAGACACGGACGGCACGCCGGTCGCTAATGCTCAGGTCGGCGTAAGTAAAACGACTGCGCTCGATTCTTTGGCCTCGCAGAGCCAAGCGACCGACAACGCGTCATCTTTATTTGTCTCGCAGAGAAATACAGGCGATACACAGTCGAATGAACTCATAAAGTACAACTACAACGCGTCCTTGCATTCACAGAAAGTAGATTCGAAGCAATCTAAAAGCTACTCCGAACGTTGCTCAAAAAACATCAGATTTTACACCGATGATATCCTTACGAATTGCGAGCCGGAAACAGGCGACAGTTCTTTCGACACGCCTCTGAAACATTTAGACGCTAATGCCCGCGTTAAAGAGAACGATCCTTTCGATACGAGCAAAGTGTTCACGCCTTCCTATTTGCAATCATCGGtctttcaatctacaaacgcaTCGGTATCTGTCAATTCTCACGTTCCATCCCATGCATTCAGTAGTACATCCTGCTCTGCGCATTCAAAG GACTCTCCCGAAGTGCCAGATTTAATTAGATTAGACTCGACGGGGAGCAGCGACGACTTTGACCCGCTGCTCTCGAAGTCCGCGGAGTTCGCCGGCTCTAAGCAGATGACGCAATCGTTGCATATTCCGGAAATGGGCGAGGGCCTGAGCAATCCGTTGTACCCGTATTTCCAGCCGCTGCACAAAGGTACCGACAAGCAGCAGAAATCATCGGACAACATCGGCGACCTGGATCTGCTGCAAGCGTACGGTTTAGACTTTAATAAATTTCGG TTTGAATCGAACAAGGCGGCCGTTGCGAGCGATTGGAAACCCGCCTTCAAGTAA